In Astyanax mexicanus isolate ESR-SI-001 unplaced genomic scaffold, AstMex3_surface scaffold_49, whole genome shotgun sequence, a single window of DNA contains:
- the LOC125797543 gene encoding uncharacterized protein LOC125797543 isoform X1: protein MESHLSTSGGEPPVPQLQTSTAEPSEPGSVSVQSNMSMSNPYNFSKEEDPSESSCVSIKSNKSLVNPYDFSKKEDPPESSCVSMKSNKSLVNPYDFSKEEDPPESSCVSMKRNKSLVNPYDFSKEEDPPESSCVSMKSNKSLVNPYDFSKEEDPPESSCVSMKSNKSLVNPYDFSKEEDPPESSCVSMKSNKSLVNPCNFRNKEPSCVFVKSDNAVFEPPDLSTGEPGINPRGRSGLIQDQYSCGVCEQLLTDPVSITCEHSFCRRCINSFWNRTALSGDFICPCCRKRSRTRPALHPHIEESINQDSYQPVDDVLQRILQKHKTSMKNKYESLYEVIKTPQNRTLLNRIYTQLYIIEGESEGVNEEHEVLQMERKKGDTYRTLQLTAQIFLNL from the exons ACTACAGACATCCACAGCAGAACCTTCAGAACCAGGCAGTGTGTCTGTGCAGAGCAACATGTCAATGTCAAATCCTTATAACTTcagtaaagaagaagatcctTCAGAGTCTAGCTGTGTGTCTATAAAGAGTAACAAGTCACTGGTCAATCCTTATGACTTCAGTAAAAAAGAAGATCCTCCAGAGtctagctgtgtgtctatgaagagtaacaAGTCACTGGTCAATCCTTATGACTTcagtaaagaagaagatcctccagagtctagctgtgtgtctatgaagaggaACAAGTCACTGGTCAATCCTTATGACTTcagtaaagaagaagatcctccagagtctagctgtgtgtctatgaagagtaacaAGTCACTGGTCAATCCTTATGACTTcagtaaagaagaagatcctccagagtctagctgtgtgtctatgaagagtaacaAGTCACTGGTCAATCCTTATGACTTcagtaaagaagaagatcctccagagtctagctgtgtgtctatgaagagtaacaAGTCACTGGTCAATCCTTGTAACTTCAGAAATaaagagcccagctgtgtgtttgtgaagaGCGACAACGCAGTTTTTGAACCTCCTGACTTGAGTACTGGAGAACCTGGTATTAATCCAAG GGGGAGGAGTGGTCTGATCCAGGATCAGTACagttgtggagtgtgtgagcaGCTTCTGACAGATCCAGTCTCGATCACCTGTGAACACAGTTTCTGCAGACGGTGTATCAACAGCTTCTGGAACAGAACTGCTCTGTCAGGAGACTTTATCTGTCCCTGTTGCAGAAAGAGATCTAGAACACGTCCTGCTCTACATCCACACATAGAGGAGTCTATAAATCAGGATTCCTACCAACCAGTGGATGATGTTCTGCAGAGAATATTACAGAAACACAAAACCAGCATGAAGAACAAATACGAGAGCTTATATGAAGTAATCAAAACACCACAGAATAGAACCCTCCTGAACAGGATTTACactcagctctacatcatagagggagagagtgaaggagtgaatgaagaacatgaggttctacagatggagagaaaaaaaggagataCTTACAGAACACTCCAATTAACTGCTCAGATATTTTTAAACCTGTAG